A single window of Methanoculleus oceani DNA harbors:
- a CDS encoding small multi-drug export protein, with product MDRSKAIDGIRKGFRAIAIAFVFATLIPVLLGLLFSVPTGRVFSLIVSTLLLQANAAFVGLGLGLNPVFILVVMIFVELGIVLAIYEILDVFAEQSERVRRFTKSTEEKMARYPILHKYGAVTLIVLPALPVIGLYSSVVIGWLLRWNKLQSLFFVTLGWILVTGFLLLVALGFVRVVF from the coding sequence ATGGATAGATCTAAGGCGATTGATGGAATCCGGAAAGGGTTTCGGGCAATCGCCATCGCGTTCGTTTTCGCCACCCTGATCCCCGTACTCCTCGGCCTTCTCTTCTCCGTCCCGACCGGGAGAGTCTTTTCTCTGATCGTCTCCACCCTCCTTCTCCAGGCAAATGCCGCCTTTGTCGGCCTGGGGCTCGGCCTGAATCCCGTGTTCATTCTGGTCGTCATGATATTCGTGGAGCTCGGGATCGTCCTCGCCATCTACGAGATCCTGGATGTATTTGCCGAGCAGTCGGAGAGAGTCCGGCGTTTCACGAAGAGCACGGAAGAGAAGATGGCCAGGTACCCTATTCTACATAAGTACGGCGCAGTCACGCTCATCGTCCTCCCCGCGCTCCCGGTGATCGGCCTTTACTCCAGCGTCGTCATCGGGTGGCTTCTGCGCTGGAACAAACTCCAGTCGCTCTTCTTCGTCACGCTGGGATGGATTCTCGTCACCGGCTTCCTCCTGCTCGTGGCGCTCGGGTTCGTCCGGGTGGTCTTCTGA
- the cls gene encoding cardiolipin synthase, which translates to MSGVVGMDWSFVVGIIYLLNTIFAVVVIFFERRNPTATLAWLMVLFFLPLIGFVLYLFLGQNYTRQRLFTLKEKDDATLGSIFEEQHRRLLEGQYWLSNPEAEQYRDVILALLRSNRALLTQDNRIEIYTDGKEKFEALFAAIRNASHHIHLEYFIVNNDELGREVVHALAAKAKEGLEVRLLFDALGARAGGGSRAAFRELTDAGGYIGVFFPSIYRVNYRNHRKIAVIDGRIGFIGGFNIGDEYLGKGPLGYWRDTAVKITGQAVKMLQLRFFLDWNFTTNEYLRADPVYFPEQDGGGTTAVQIVSGGPDTRRSPIKEGYIKLINAARESVYLQTPYFIPDDSISDALRLAALSGVDVRLMIPCKPDHPFVYWATLSFAADLLDSGVRVYTYDNGFIHAKTIVVDGKAGSVGSANWDVRSFRLNFEANAFFYDAAVGAEVKKRFLQDLALSTEITQEWYRERSRRIRIKESISRLFSPLG; encoded by the coding sequence ATGTCCGGGGTCGTCGGTATGGACTGGTCGTTTGTTGTGGGCATCATCTACCTCCTCAACACCATCTTTGCGGTCGTCGTCATCTTCTTTGAGCGGAGAAACCCTACTGCGACCCTGGCCTGGCTGATGGTGCTCTTCTTCCTGCCGCTGATCGGGTTCGTGCTGTACCTGTTCCTCGGCCAGAACTACACCAGGCAGCGATTGTTTACCCTCAAAGAGAAGGACGACGCCACCCTCGGGTCGATCTTCGAGGAGCAGCACCGGAGACTTCTCGAAGGGCAGTACTGGCTCTCCAATCCGGAAGCGGAACAGTACCGCGACGTAATTCTCGCACTTCTCCGGAGCAACCGTGCGCTCCTGACACAGGACAACCGGATCGAGATCTACACGGACGGAAAAGAGAAGTTCGAGGCCCTGTTCGCCGCAATCAGGAACGCAAGCCACCACATCCACCTGGAATACTTCATCGTCAACAACGACGAACTCGGGCGGGAGGTCGTGCACGCGCTCGCCGCGAAGGCAAAAGAAGGCCTTGAGGTCCGGCTGCTCTTCGACGCCCTGGGAGCCCGGGCCGGGGGCGGGTCGCGGGCGGCATTCCGGGAACTGACGGATGCAGGCGGTTATATAGGCGTCTTCTTCCCCTCGATCTATCGGGTCAACTACCGCAACCACAGAAAGATCGCGGTCATCGACGGCAGGATCGGCTTCATCGGCGGGTTCAACATCGGGGACGAGTACCTGGGCAAAGGCCCCCTCGGCTACTGGCGGGATACTGCCGTGAAGATCACGGGACAGGCAGTGAAGATGTTGCAACTCCGGTTCTTCCTCGACTGGAACTTCACGACCAACGAGTACCTGAGAGCCGACCCGGTCTACTTTCCCGAACAGGACGGCGGCGGCACCACTGCCGTCCAGATCGTCTCCGGCGGCCCGGACACCCGCCGTAGCCCGATAAAGGAGGGCTACATCAAGTTGATCAACGCCGCCCGGGAGTCCGTCTACCTCCAGACCCCCTACTTCATCCCCGACGACAGCATCTCGGATGCCCTGCGCCTCGCGGCCCTCTCCGGCGTCGATGTCCGCCTGATGATCCCCTGCAAGCCGGACCATCCCTTCGTCTACTGGGCGACCCTCTCCTTCGCCGCCGACCTGCTCGATAGCGGCGTACGGGTCTACACCTACGACAACGGCTTCATCCACGCCAAGACCATCGTTGTGGACGGGAAGGCGGGATCGGTCGGGAGCGCGAACTGGGACGTGCGGAGCTTCCGGCTGAACTTCGAGGCAAACGCCTTCTTCTACGATGCGGCCGTCGGGGCGGAGGTGAAGAAGCGCTTTCTACAGGATCTTGCCCTGAGCACCGAGATCACACAGGAGTGGTATCGCGAGCGGTCCCGCCGGATCCGGATCAAGGAGTCGATATCACGGCTCTTCTCGCCCCTCGGATGA
- a CDS encoding DUF6325 family protein: protein MSLGPVEYMVIEFPGNQFKGEIIPALREVIDAGVIRIIDQVFVRKDDRGNVSVMELKDLQKDAAEAFAPLARDASTLFAEEDIEKVSGIMENNSSVALLLFEHVWATRFRDAVLNANGRVIAGERIEKERVDAALAWKPEEQEALEVAP, encoded by the coding sequence ATGTCTCTTGGTCCGGTAGAATACATGGTCATCGAGTTTCCGGGAAACCAGTTCAAAGGTGAGATCATCCCGGCGTTGCGTGAAGTGATCGACGCGGGCGTCATCCGAATCATCGACCAGGTCTTCGTGAGGAAAGACGATCGGGGCAACGTCAGCGTGATGGAACTCAAGGATCTCCAGAAGGATGCGGCAGAAGCGTTCGCCCCGCTCGCACGGGATGCCAGCACGCTCTTCGCTGAAGAGGATATCGAGAAGGTCAGCGGGATCATGGAGAACAACAGTTCCGTGGCGCTGCTCCTCTTCGAGCACGTATGGGCGACGAGGTTCCGCGACGCCGTCCTGAACGCCAACGGACGGGTGATCGCGGGCGAACGTATCGAAAAAGAGAGGGTGGATGCCGCGCTGGCATGGAAGCCCGAAGAGCAGGAAGCACTGGAGGTGGCACCATGA
- a CDS encoding SHOCT domain-containing protein, with protein MRGGRPGLIGTVARTAVVAGTATATSHAVNKRIQQKEMQKATQAQQAAPYEEQVQAASYEEQVQAPAGTGITQEEKMAQLRELAELKQMGALTEEEFQQEKQKILAQ; from the coding sequence ATGAGAGGCGGCCGCCCGGGCCTTATCGGCACCGTAGCCCGTACTGCAGTGGTCGCGGGAACGGCCACCGCTACTTCCCACGCTGTCAATAAGCGGATACAGCAGAAAGAGATGCAGAAAGCAACGCAAGCGCAGCAGGCGGCACCATACGAAGAGCAGGTGCAGGCGGCGTCATACGAGGAGCAGGTGCAGGCGCCTGCCGGAACAGGCATAACCCAGGAGGAGAAGATGGCTCAACTCAGGGAACTCGCCGAGTTGAAGCAGATGGGCGCCCTGACGGAGGAAGAGTTCCAGCAGGAGAAGCAGAAGATCCTTGCTCAGTAG
- a CDS encoding TolB family protein, with the protein MQVSSGPGDKLFPAISGNYIVWVDDSSASVQLYDSTSGNTSTISDAASIPLELPYELATDGNSVVWTGESPQAEGDILFIYDIASGNLQQVTDGSGAPGFPGVSQNYVVWIDGDELGDVYIYDITSGNISTVTADPYLQLWADIGGNTIIWGDNETEEGDLDIAVLTLEQPRTRLLGDSGDDGFPDVSSDGNYVAWINARGNQTAVYLYDVLAENMTQITSESANPDAVAVDGNHVVYSDWRNGNLDIYLYDISTGVETPVTQDPYQQTYPDISEGTIVWMGNNTGPWEIYTAEVPGGPSPAPVQTSLVQLNPVPAGAI; encoded by the coding sequence GTGCAGGTTTCAAGCGGCCCGGGGGATAAGCTGTTCCCAGCGATATCAGGGAACTATATCGTCTGGGTTGACGACAGTTCGGCCTCGGTGCAGCTCTACGACAGCACATCGGGAAACACTTCAACCATATCCGATGCAGCGTCGATTCCTCTCGAGTTGCCGTACGAACTTGCCACCGACGGGAACAGCGTCGTGTGGACGGGCGAAAGTCCGCAGGCAGAAGGGGATATTCTGTTCATCTACGACATCGCCTCAGGAAATCTGCAACAGGTGACGGACGGTTCAGGGGCGCCCGGATTCCCGGGTGTCTCACAAAACTACGTTGTCTGGATAGATGGAGACGAATTGGGCGACGTATATATCTATGATATTACAAGCGGGAACATCTCGACCGTGACCGCCGATCCCTATCTGCAGCTCTGGGCCGACATTGGTGGAAACACGATAATCTGGGGGGATAATGAAACCGAGGAAGGAGACCTTGACATCGCGGTACTGACCCTTGAGCAGCCAAGAACAAGGCTTCTGGGCGATTCGGGTGACGATGGTTTTCCTGATGTCTCGAGTGACGGCAACTACGTCGCCTGGATCAACGCCCGCGGTAATCAGACCGCCGTGTACCTCTATGACGTACTGGCAGAGAACATGACGCAGATAACCAGTGAATCCGCAAATCCTGATGCGGTCGCGGTCGACGGGAACCACGTGGTCTACTCGGACTGGCGGAACGGAAACCTTGACATCTACCTGTACGACATCAGCACCGGAGTCGAAACGCCGGTCACCCAGGACCCGTATCAACAGACCTACCCGGACATCTCCGAAGGAACGATCGTCTGGATGGGCAACAACACCGGCCCGTGGGAGATCTATACCGCGGAGGTGCCTGGGGGTCCGTCGCCTGCTCCGGTACAGACTTCTCTAGTACAACTTAACCCGGTACCGGCAGGAGCAATATAG
- a CDS encoding DUF4367 domain-containing protein, protein MKYLAIALLLALACTAGCLGTAADPPPADEIAARFVAAEEQATDFSATVAITAGSENVTVRLLRKGPENYRLEYLEPADLAGTIVVSNGTRKWRYDPVTRTALTVAGPYMKAAFSEPQYPGWAEGVRGYMETVAESLAERNASYLGTETVCGRTAYLLEVAGGSRLFEAPTRYREAVHRFTAWIDAETWLLLSVEMYGKDGNLILSAEYTDPSANTGLPDDLFAFDPPTGVEVRPMPTAAITPLFLWSTDDVRRYGAAMPSYLPEGYVFADGTHLPGAYTTLRFTNGSDELEFVQRLYDPYRAEAVLPGTPESVPLSGGREAGYVSADGRDQLRWSAGGYSYRITCGMLGRDELMRVAESVGM, encoded by the coding sequence ATGAAGTATTTAGCAATCGCGCTCCTCCTCGCCCTCGCCTGCACCGCCGGGTGCCTCGGCACCGCCGCGGATCCGCCGCCGGCGGACGAGATCGCCGCCCGGTTCGTCGCCGCGGAAGAGCAGGCGACGGACTTCTCCGCCACCGTAGCGATAACGGCCGGTTCCGAGAACGTCACCGTCAGGCTGCTCCGGAAAGGCCCCGAGAACTACCGGCTGGAATACCTCGAACCCGCGGACCTCGCGGGAACCATCGTCGTCTCGAACGGCACCCGGAAGTGGCGCTACGACCCGGTAACCCGGACGGCGCTGACGGTCGCGGGGCCGTATATGAAAGCCGCCTTCTCCGAGCCGCAGTACCCCGGCTGGGCGGAGGGGGTCCGGGGGTATATGGAGACGGTCGCGGAGTCGCTTGCGGAGCGGAATGCCTCGTACCTGGGCACCGAGACTGTCTGTGGGCGCACCGCCTATCTCCTTGAGGTTGCGGGCGGATCAAGACTCTTTGAAGCGCCCACCCGCTACCGGGAGGCGGTGCACCGGTTCACGGCATGGATCGACGCCGAAACCTGGCTCCTTCTCAGCGTGGAGATGTATGGCAAAGACGGGAACCTGATCCTCTCTGCCGAATACACCGATCCCTCGGCGAACACCGGGCTCCCGGACGACCTCTTCGCCTTCGATCCACCGACAGGCGTCGAGGTCCGGCCGATGCCGACGGCTGCGATCACACCGCTCTTTTTATGGAGCACCGACGACGTCCGGCGCTATGGTGCGGCGATGCCGTCCTACCTCCCGGAGGGGTACGTCTTCGCGGATGGGACGCATCTCCCCGGCGCCTACACCACACTCCGGTTCACGAACGGCAGCGACGAACTGGAGTTCGTGCAGCGGCTCTATGACCCGTACCGGGCGGAGGCAGTCCTTCCCGGCACGCCTGAATCGGTGCCCCTCTCTGGGGGCCGGGAGGCCGGGTATGTCTCTGCCGACGGGAGGGATCAGCTCCGCTGGAGTGCTGGCGGTTACTCGTACCGGATCACGTGCGGCATGCTCGGCCGGGACGAACTGATGCGGGTGGCGGAATCGGTGGGGATGTAA
- a CDS encoding carboxypeptidase-like regulatory domain-containing protein: MTRNILTILCILVLLSAAAAPASAGEEPVETSTFLSVTSPKQYDTIWSDLVPPEVTVTGRAEASNGIRDVVVESSAGTVSCGNATNFACTVPVAEGNETITVTLIDNLGKTTEAALRIYVNVDIPPPPRIYVIGTVRDTDGHPVPGATVRFESTLPLFGAPYPVTTETAGDGGYLIANAFGYGQNVSVEKDGYLPLHREISFENTTNRLDLELEPEPPQAQTAPGFSAWMGILALSGGLSAVRAGRRHKG; the protein is encoded by the coding sequence ATGACACGAAATATTCTGACGATCCTCTGCATCCTCGTGCTGCTTTCTGCGGCCGCAGCCCCGGCGAGCGCCGGGGAGGAACCGGTCGAGACCTCGACGTTCCTCTCCGTCACCTCCCCAAAGCAGTACGATACGATATGGAGCGATCTCGTCCCGCCCGAGGTTACGGTCACCGGCAGGGCCGAGGCCTCGAACGGGATACGGGACGTGGTGGTCGAGAGCAGCGCAGGTACGGTCTCGTGCGGGAACGCGACCAATTTCGCCTGCACCGTCCCGGTCGCGGAGGGGAACGAGACGATCACCGTGACCCTGATCGACAACCTGGGGAAGACTACCGAGGCGGCATTGCGGATCTACGTCAACGTCGACATCCCCCCGCCGCCGCGGATCTATGTGATCGGGACGGTGAGGGACACCGACGGCCACCCGGTTCCGGGCGCAACGGTGAGGTTCGAGTCCACCCTCCCGCTGTTCGGCGCACCGTACCCCGTGACGACAGAGACCGCCGGCGACGGCGGTTACCTGATAGCGAACGCGTTCGGCTACGGACAGAACGTATCGGTCGAAAAGGACGGCTACCTCCCCCTGCACCGGGAAATCTCCTTTGAGAATACCACCAACAGGCTCGACCTGGAACTGGAGCCGGAGCCGCCCCAGGCCCAAACCGCGCCCGGGTTCTCCGCCTGGATGGGCATCCTCGCGCTCTCGGGCGGGCTCTCGGCCGTCCGTGCGGGGAGGAGGCATAAGGGGTGA